From a single Pseudoliparis swirei isolate HS2019 ecotype Mariana Trench chromosome 12, NWPU_hadal_v1, whole genome shotgun sequence genomic region:
- the LOC130202983 gene encoding neurofilament heavy polypeptide-like has product MRPGPPRTNEDLQLLLNRRRPPNRGQQRARPPEEQDPQRIKTPEDQDPRGARTPEDQDPRGSRPQRSKTPEDQDPRGSRPQRIKTPEEQEPQRIKTPEDQDPRGARPSEDQDPQRSKTPEDQDPRGARTPEDQDPRGSRPQRSKNPRGSRPQRIKTPEDQDPQRIKTPRGVRPQRIKNPEDQEPQRIKTPEEQEPQRIKTPEEQEPQRIKTPEEPDPQRSKTPEEQEPQRSKTPRGVRPQRSKTPRGSRPQRIKTPEDQEPQRIKTPEEPDPQRSKTPEEPDPQRIKTPEDQDPRGARPPEDQDPRGARPPEEQDPQRIKAPEEPDPQRNQTPRGTRPPEEQDPQRNQTPRGRSRTPERSKTPKRSRTPQRSKTPKRSRTPERSKTPKRSKTPKRSRTPERSKTPKRSRTPQRSKTPKRSRTPERSKTPKRSRTPKRSKTPKRSKTPKRSRTPERSKTPKRSRTPERSKTCDSGTQTPCLAVSSLAPPCGGL; this is encoded by the exons ATGCGTCCTGGTCCCCCGAGGACCAACGAAGACCTGCAGCTGCTATTGAACAGGAGGCGCCCTCccaacagggggcagcagagagccAGACCCCCAGAGGAGCAAGACCCTCAGAGGATCAAGACCCCAGAGGATCAAGACCCCAGAGGAGCAAGAACCCCAGAGGATCAAGACCCCAGAGGATCAAGACCCCAGAGGAGCAAGACCCCAGAGGATCAAGACCCCAGAGGATCAAGACCCCAGAGGATCAAGACCCCAGAGGAGCAAGAACCCCAGAGGATCAAGACCCCAGAGGATCAAGACCCCAGAGGAGCAAGACCCTCAGAGGATCAAGACCCCCAGAGGAGTAAGACCCCAGAGGATCAAGACCCCAGAGGAGCAAGAACCCCAGAGGATCAAGACCCCAGAGGATCAAGACCCCAGAGGAGCAAGAACCCCAGAGGATCAAGACCCCAGAGGATCAAGACCCCAGAGGATCAAGACCCTCAGAGGATCAAGACCCCCAGAGGAGTAAGACCCCAGAGGATCAAGAACCCAGAGGATCAAGAACCCCAGAGGATCAAGACCCCAGAGGAGCAAGAACCCCAGAGGATCAAGACCCCAGAGGAGCAAGAACCCCAGAGGATCAAGACCCCAGAGGAGCCAGACCCCCAGAGGAGCAAGACCCCAGAGGAGCAAGAACCCCAGAGGAGTAAGACCCCCAGAGGAGTAAGACCCCAGAGGAGCAAAACCCCCAGAGGATCAAGACCCCAGAGGATCAAGACCCCAGAGGATCAAGAACCCCAGAGGATCAAGACCCCAGAGGAGCCAGACCCCCAGAGGAGCAAGACCCCAGAGGAGCCAGACCCCCAGAGGATCAAGACCCCAGAGGATCAAGACCCCAGAGGAGCCAGACCCCCAGAGGATCAAGACCCCAGAGGAGCCAGACCCCCAGAGGAGCAAGACCCCCAGAGGATCAAGGCCCCAGAGGAGCCAGACCCCCAGAGGAACCAGACCCCCAGAGGAACCAGACCCCCAGAGGAGCAAGACCCCCAGAGGAACCAGACCCCCAGAGGA AGGAGCAGGACCCCCGAGAGGAGCAAGACCCCCAAGAGGAGCAGGACCCCCCAGAGGAGCAAGACCCCCAAGAGGAGCAGGACCCCCGAGAGGAGCAAGACCCCCAAGAGGAGCAAGACCCCCAAGAGGAGCAGGACCCCCGAGAGGAGCAAGACCCCCAAGAGGAGCAGGACCCCCCAGAGGAGCAAGACCCCCAAGAGGAGCAGGACCCCCGAGAGGAGCAAGACCCCCAAGAGGAGCAGGACCCCCAAGAGGAGCAAGACCCCCAAGAGGAGCAAGACCCCCAAGAGGAGCAGGACCCCCGAGAGGAGCAAGACCCCCAAGAGGAGCAGGACCCCCGAGAGGAGCAAGACCtgtgactcagggactcaaacTCCGTGTCTGGCCGTCAGCTCTCTGGCGCCCCCCTGTGGCGGCCTCTGA
- the nt5e gene encoding 5'-nucleotidase isoform X1, with product MSRLLARRTTTWSGSAAPCFLTRRGEMDPVRSHLLLLLHLLLLGFFSCSSADWDLVLLHTNDVHARVEETSELSGTCGGGGRCFAGVARRAAAVRRVRAAEPRVLLLDAGDQFQGSVWFNYYKGAEAAHFMNALRYDAMVFGNHEFDNGVGGLLKPFMEQVQFPLLSANIRADATLAATFGASFLPYKIFTVGGRQVGVVGYTSRETPDLSKPGPHLRFLDEVSAVQQQVDQLVLLGVVHIVALGHSGFTVDRLIAERVRGVDVVIGGHSNTFLYTGPAPSSEVPAGPYPFMVQSADGRQVPVVQAYAFGKYLGHLKVTFDEAGSVLKASGNPILLDHSVPQDPEVLADVALWRRGLAQYSAQLVGRTPVFLNGSTGACRFQECNLGNLIADAMVDNSVKLSDGVRWNHVSGAILNGGGVRTSIDERTRNGSITMEDLVAVLPFGGTFDLVQLKGSTLLRAFEHSVRRYGQSTGEFLQVSGFQVEFDLSLGAGHRVRSLAALCTRCRVPRYEAVRQDEVYRVLMPDFMVSGGDGFSMIAKEMLKHDSGDLDISVVSDFISQRQKVYPAVEGRIRFYTSGAARLVPLVPLVPLLWTVCWTL from the exons ATGAGCCGGCTGTTGGCA AGGAGAACCACCACGTGGTCTGGTTCTGCTGCTCCGTGTTTCTTGACGCGCCGCGGAGAGATGGACCCGGTGcgctcccacctcctcctcctcctgcacctcctgctGCTGGGCTTCTTCTCCTGCAGCTCGGCGGACTGGGACCTGGTTCTCCTGCACACCAACGACGTGCACGCGCGGGTGGAGGAGACCAGCGAGCTCTCCGGTacctgcggcggcggcggccgctgCTTCGCCGGCGTGGCGCGCCGCGCGGCGGCGGTGCGGCGGGTGCGCGCCGCGGAGCCGCGCGTGCTGCTGCTGGACGCGGGGGACCAGTTCCAGGGCTCCGTGTGGTTCAACTACTACAAGGGGGCCGAGGCCGCGCACTTCATGAACGCGCTGCGCTACGACGCCATG GTTTTTGGGAACCACGAGTTTGACAACGGCGTGGGGGGCCTCCTGAAGCCCTTCATGGAGCAGGTCCAGTTCCCGCTCCTCAGCGCCAACATCCGGGCCGACGCCACGCTGGCCGCCACCTTCGGCGCCTCCTTCCTGCCCTACAAGATCTTCACGGTGGGCGGGCGGCAGGTGGGCGTGGTGGGCTACACGTCACGGGAGACCCCGGATCTGTCCAAACCTG gtCCTCACCTGCGGTTCCTGGACGAGGTCTCTGCGGTGCAGCAGCAGGTGGACCAGCTGGTCCTGCTCGGCGTGGTCCACATCGTGGCTCTGGGCCACTCGGGCTTCACGGTGGACCGGCTCATCGCCGAGCGCGTCCGCGGGGTCGACGTGGTCATCGGGGGCCACAGCAACACCTTCCTGTACACAG gccccgccccctcctccgagGTCCCCGCGGGCCCGTACCCCTTCATGGTGCAGTCGGCTGACGGGCGCCAGGTCCCGGTGGTGCAGGCCTACGCCTTCGGGAAGTACCTGGGTCATCTCAAGGTGACCTTTGACGAGGCCGGGTCGGTCCTGAAGGCCTCGGGGAACCCGATCCTGCTGGACCACTCCGTCCCTCAGG ATCCGGAGGTCCTGGCCGACGTGGCGCTCTGGAGGCGGGGCCTGGCCCAGTACTCGGCCCAGCTGGTGGGCCGCACGCCGGTGTTCCTGAACGGCTCCACCGGGGCCTGCCGCTTCCAGGAGTGCAACCTGGGGAACCTGATCGCTGACGCCATG gtgGACAACAGCGTGAAGCTGTCGGACGGCGTGCGGTGGAACCACGTCAGCGGCGCCATCTTGAACGGCGGCGGCGTCCGAACGTCCATCGACGAGCGGACCAGAAACG gctcCATCACCATGGAGGACCTGGTGGCCGTGCTCCCGTTCGGGGGGACCTTCGACCTGGTGCAGCTGAAGGGTTCCACGCTGCTCCGAGCCTTTGAGCATTCGGTGAGGAGATACGGCCAGAGCACCGGGGAGTTCCTCCAAGTGTCCG GCTTCCAGGTGGAGTTCGACCTCTCCTTGGGGGCGGGGCATCGCGTGAGGAGCCTCGCCGCGCTCTGCACGCGCTGCCGGGTCCCCCGCTACGAGGCCGTCCGGCAGGACGAGGTCTACAGGGTCCTAATGCCCGACTTCATGGTTTCGGGCGGGGACGGCTTCTCCATGATCGCCAAGGAGATGCTCAAGCACGACAGCG GAGATCTGGACATCTCCGTGGTGTCCGACTTCATCTCACAGCGGCAGAAGGTCTACCCGGCCGTGGAGGGACGCATCCGGTTCTACACCTCGGGCGCCGCCCGCCTGGTTCCCCTGGTTCCCCTGGTTCCTCTGCTGTGGACCGTGTGTTGGACCTTGTGA
- the nt5e gene encoding 5'-nucleotidase isoform X2, whose protein sequence is MDPVRSHLLLLLHLLLLGFFSCSSADWDLVLLHTNDVHARVEETSELSGTCGGGGRCFAGVARRAAAVRRVRAAEPRVLLLDAGDQFQGSVWFNYYKGAEAAHFMNALRYDAMVFGNHEFDNGVGGLLKPFMEQVQFPLLSANIRADATLAATFGASFLPYKIFTVGGRQVGVVGYTSRETPDLSKPGPHLRFLDEVSAVQQQVDQLVLLGVVHIVALGHSGFTVDRLIAERVRGVDVVIGGHSNTFLYTGPAPSSEVPAGPYPFMVQSADGRQVPVVQAYAFGKYLGHLKVTFDEAGSVLKASGNPILLDHSVPQDPEVLADVALWRRGLAQYSAQLVGRTPVFLNGSTGACRFQECNLGNLIADAMVDNSVKLSDGVRWNHVSGAILNGGGVRTSIDERTRNGSITMEDLVAVLPFGGTFDLVQLKGSTLLRAFEHSVRRYGQSTGEFLQVSGFQVEFDLSLGAGHRVRSLAALCTRCRVPRYEAVRQDEVYRVLMPDFMVSGGDGFSMIAKEMLKHDSGDLDISVVSDFISQRQKVYPAVEGRIRFYTSGAARLVPLVPLVPLLWTVCWTL, encoded by the exons ATGGACCCGGTGcgctcccacctcctcctcctcctgcacctcctgctGCTGGGCTTCTTCTCCTGCAGCTCGGCGGACTGGGACCTGGTTCTCCTGCACACCAACGACGTGCACGCGCGGGTGGAGGAGACCAGCGAGCTCTCCGGTacctgcggcggcggcggccgctgCTTCGCCGGCGTGGCGCGCCGCGCGGCGGCGGTGCGGCGGGTGCGCGCCGCGGAGCCGCGCGTGCTGCTGCTGGACGCGGGGGACCAGTTCCAGGGCTCCGTGTGGTTCAACTACTACAAGGGGGCCGAGGCCGCGCACTTCATGAACGCGCTGCGCTACGACGCCATG GTTTTTGGGAACCACGAGTTTGACAACGGCGTGGGGGGCCTCCTGAAGCCCTTCATGGAGCAGGTCCAGTTCCCGCTCCTCAGCGCCAACATCCGGGCCGACGCCACGCTGGCCGCCACCTTCGGCGCCTCCTTCCTGCCCTACAAGATCTTCACGGTGGGCGGGCGGCAGGTGGGCGTGGTGGGCTACACGTCACGGGAGACCCCGGATCTGTCCAAACCTG gtCCTCACCTGCGGTTCCTGGACGAGGTCTCTGCGGTGCAGCAGCAGGTGGACCAGCTGGTCCTGCTCGGCGTGGTCCACATCGTGGCTCTGGGCCACTCGGGCTTCACGGTGGACCGGCTCATCGCCGAGCGCGTCCGCGGGGTCGACGTGGTCATCGGGGGCCACAGCAACACCTTCCTGTACACAG gccccgccccctcctccgagGTCCCCGCGGGCCCGTACCCCTTCATGGTGCAGTCGGCTGACGGGCGCCAGGTCCCGGTGGTGCAGGCCTACGCCTTCGGGAAGTACCTGGGTCATCTCAAGGTGACCTTTGACGAGGCCGGGTCGGTCCTGAAGGCCTCGGGGAACCCGATCCTGCTGGACCACTCCGTCCCTCAGG ATCCGGAGGTCCTGGCCGACGTGGCGCTCTGGAGGCGGGGCCTGGCCCAGTACTCGGCCCAGCTGGTGGGCCGCACGCCGGTGTTCCTGAACGGCTCCACCGGGGCCTGCCGCTTCCAGGAGTGCAACCTGGGGAACCTGATCGCTGACGCCATG gtgGACAACAGCGTGAAGCTGTCGGACGGCGTGCGGTGGAACCACGTCAGCGGCGCCATCTTGAACGGCGGCGGCGTCCGAACGTCCATCGACGAGCGGACCAGAAACG gctcCATCACCATGGAGGACCTGGTGGCCGTGCTCCCGTTCGGGGGGACCTTCGACCTGGTGCAGCTGAAGGGTTCCACGCTGCTCCGAGCCTTTGAGCATTCGGTGAGGAGATACGGCCAGAGCACCGGGGAGTTCCTCCAAGTGTCCG GCTTCCAGGTGGAGTTCGACCTCTCCTTGGGGGCGGGGCATCGCGTGAGGAGCCTCGCCGCGCTCTGCACGCGCTGCCGGGTCCCCCGCTACGAGGCCGTCCGGCAGGACGAGGTCTACAGGGTCCTAATGCCCGACTTCATGGTTTCGGGCGGGGACGGCTTCTCCATGATCGCCAAGGAGATGCTCAAGCACGACAGCG GAGATCTGGACATCTCCGTGGTGTCCGACTTCATCTCACAGCGGCAGAAGGTCTACCCGGCCGTGGAGGGACGCATCCGGTTCTACACCTCGGGCGCCGCCCGCCTGGTTCCCCTGGTTCCCCTGGTTCCTCTGCTGTGGACCGTGTGTTGGACCTTGTGA